Below is a window of Pseudomonas eucalypticola DNA.
CTGGGACGGGCGCTACGACTGGGACGGTTTCGCCGACGCCATGCTGCACCCCTACGACCAAGACCCGCCGCAAGGCTGGCTGGGCACGGCCAACCAACGCACCGTGCCCCACGGCTACGGCATGCAACTGTCCAATTCCTGGTACTACCCGGAGCGTAGCGAGCGCCTGGCGCAACTGGCCGGTGCCGGCAAGCAGGACACGCGCAGCATGATCGCCATGCAATACGACCAGACCACCACCTTCGCGCCCAAGCTCAAGGCCATGTTCCAGGCCCCAGGCATGGCCCAACCGCTGAAGCAGGCCATCGACGCCCTGCCGGCCGCCGACCGTGCCAAGGCTCAGGAAGCCTTGGCGCGACTGCTGGCGTTCAATGGCAGCCTGGCACCACAGTCGGCGGATGCGGCCCTGTACGAATTGTTCCTGCAGGAAAGCAGCAAGCAGATATTCCTCGACGAGCTGGGCCCGGAGGACAGCCCATCGTGGAAAGCCTTCGTCGCGGCCGGCAACCTGTCGTACTCGGCGCAAGCCGACCACTTGCTGGCGCGGGAGGACAGCCCGTTCTGGGATGATGTCCGCACCCCGCAAAAAGAGGACAAGCCCACCATTCTGGCCCGTAGCCTGGCCGCCGCCGTCACCGAAGGTGACAAGCAACTGGGCAGCGACCACAAGGCCTGGCAATGGGGCAACCTGCACCGCTACACCTGGGCCGCCAAGGGCACTCCACTGGCATCGCGACAAGCCGGCGGCGACCACACCACCCTCAACACCTCGGCCTACAGCTGGGGCGAGAACTTCGATGCCCGGTTGATCCCGGCCATGCGCGTGATCGTCGACTTCTCGCTGGCCGAACCGATGATCGGCCTCAACAGCACCGGCCAGTCGGGCAACCCGGCCAGCCCGCACTATGCCGACAGCATCGATGCCTGGCTGAAGGGGCAGTACGTGTCGTTCCCGATGCAGCCGCAAAACTTCGACAAGACCTATGGCAGCAAGCGGCTGTCGCTGGTGCCGGGCAAGTAGCAAATGGTGGCGGGCTTTCGGCCGGCGGACTTGACCGCGTCGGTGGCCCGCTATCCCTGGCACATGCGCCACCAGGGACGCGGCCCGCTACAGTCTATTGGAAGCCTGCACTGTTGCGATCCTTCGGCGCTCGATAAAAGCGCTCATGTTTTCTTTGGTCCGCGCCACCAACTCTGGTGGCGCGACTCGCGGTGAGCCCGCTTGAAAGGGCGGTTCAGGATCGTATTCCATTTGCAACTGGATACTTTGGGCAACCTCCTCCCCTGCCAGTAACGCAACCACGCTCAACGCAAAGTCGATACCCGACGTGACACCAGCACCGGTCAACCGATCTCGGTCACGCACCACTCGCGCATGGACAGGCTCAGCCCCCAGCAACCCCAATTGGTCGATGGAAGACCAATGGCTCGTAGCCCTATACCCCGTTAACAACCCCGCCGCGCCAAGGATGAGCGACCCCGTGCAAACCGAGGTTATCAACTGGCAACCAGCTGCTACCTTACGCAGGAAGTTCAGTGTCTGCTGGTCACTCATGAGTTCGATCTGGCCGGAACCGCCTGGAACGCAGATGACGGTCAGCGGCGGACACTCGTCGTAGCGCGTGGTCGGCAAGATACGCATGCCGCGATCAGTCACCACTGGATCGAGATCCTTCCAGAGCAGGTGCACATGGGCCCCCGGGAGCCTGCTGAAAACCTCGGCAGGACCCGTCAAGTCAAGCTGGGTGACATTTGGGAAAAGAACAAGACCGATATGGATAGAACTCGAGGACATGGATGCCTCCCTGGCCGTTTGGAATGCTAGGCACT
It encodes the following:
- a CDS encoding DJ-1/PfpI family protein, with the translated sequence MSSSSIHIGLVLFPNVTQLDLTGPAEVFSRLPGAHVHLLWKDLDPVVTDRGMRILPTTRYDECPPLTVICVPGGSGQIELMSDQQTLNFLRKVAAGCQLITSVCTGSLILGAAGLLTGYRATSHWSSIDQLGLLGAEPVHARVVRDRDRLTGAGVTSGIDFALSVVALLAGEEVAQSIQLQMEYDPEPPFQAGSPRVAPPELVARTKENMSAFIERRRIATVQASNRL